CTTCTTCTTCGTGCCGGTGCTGGCGAAGATCATCTCCTGTTGGAGCGGCAACTTCTTGTCCGCCCAGAAGGTCTGATTTTCTTGCCAGATCCGCTTCGCGTTGACGATGCCGACCTGGCCCTGCGCGGCGGGTGAAAGCTGCGTCACCGCTTGATCCGTGTAGACATCCAACCGCGAGACGAAAATGCTGTACACCGATTTGAACCCGGCCAAGCCGGCCGAGCGCCGTTGAGCGCCGCGCCAGACCGCGTCGCGCGCGGCCTGATATTGCCGCGAGGAAAAAATCAGGGTGACGTTCAGCGTTGCGCCGGCGGCGGCCAGCGATTCGAGCGCGTCGAGTCCCGCGGGCGTGGCCGGCACCTTGATCATCCGATTCTGGTGTCCGGCGGCCCACTGCTTGCCCAATTCGACATACCGCGCCACGCGTTCGGCATGCGGCGGGCCGGCCGCGGGGTCTTCGAGTAACGGGTCCAGCTCGAAGCTGACGTAACCGTCGTTGCCCGACGTTTCTTGCCAGACTGGCAAAAAGACGTCCTGGGCCTGACGGACCAGGCGATCGGTCATCTCCCAGGCGATCGTCTCATCGCTGTGCCCTTCGGCCAGCGAGGTCTCGATCGCATTGTCGAAGCGCCCTGTCTTGAGCAGGTCGGCGACAATAATCGGGTTCGAAGTGGCCCCGGTCGCGCCCAGGGCGCGGTTGGACTTCACCAGGTCGGGGTCGATCGAATCAAGCCAGAGCTTGGTGCCCGTGGCGATCAAGGAACGCAGCGGCGAAGCCATCAGCGGCGCCCTCCGATGTGATTTGGCGATGGAAATCCGTTTAGCCGAGAATAGCAAAAATGGGGGCGATTCGCCATTACGGGGCCAGGGCAAGACGTCACCGAACCGAAGACAACCTGCGCTGCCGGCGCTATGCGAAATACCGCACCGCGTTCTCGAACACTCGCAATCCCGCGCCGGCTTCTGGGAGCTTTTCCCGCGTCCAGCGCGGGTGTTGCACGCGATCGATGAAGCGTTCTGGATGGGGCATCAGTCCGCAGACGCGGCCGGTCGGGTCGCAGACCGCGGCGATGTCGTCGACGGCCCCGTTGGGGTTCGCCGGAAACGCCAGGCCGGCTGGTTTCCCGGCGTGGGCGTAGCGCAAAGCGATCTGTCCGCGTTCCTGCAATTGACGCAGCACCGAATCGTCGCGCGGCACGAACTTTCCTTCGGCGTGGGCGATCGGCAGATACAGTTCCTCGATGCCGGCGAAGTACACGCATGGCGAGCCGGGGTTCAGCAGCTC
Above is a genomic segment from Planctomycetia bacterium containing:
- a CDS encoding transaldolase family protein; protein product: MASPLRSLIATGTKLWLDSIDPDLVKSNRALGATGATSNPIIVADLLKTGRFDNAIETSLAEGHSDETIAWEMTDRLVRQAQDVFLPVWQETSGNDGYVSFELDPLLEDPAAGPPHAERVARYVELGKQWAAGHQNRMIKVPATPAGLDALESLAAAGATLNVTLIFSSRQYQAARDAVWRGAQRRSAGLAGFKSVYSIFVSRLDVYTDQAVTQLSPAAQGQVGIVNAKRIWQENQTFWADKKLPLQQEMIFASTGTKKKEDSPWKYVEAFSGSDIETNPPGTNKLVQNSGWTLARKIDEMPKPSVLEEIDKKVDMKKLEETL